One part of the Nostoc sp. PCC 7120 = FACHB-418 genome encodes these proteins:
- a CDS encoding efflux RND transporter periplasmic adaptor subunit has product MSSSEPQTDFRDNLPQEPPEPPPKQRRWLRLLLAAILLLGGGTAIVWRLLTPSDRPPATAEAQPPGVRVKTSPVQVGTIEESTDFVASLESRRSVTLQPRVQGQVTQIFVRSGDAIASGAAVIQIDPRQQQAAVISNDAATQASKAQLENANATLKSLEAERLSNVADVRLNQQEYDRYASLADQGAVSRQTKDQYANRLATARANLNAIESRIQAQKASIAQAQKSVQQAQANTDEQQVQLQFYRITAPFEGTVGNIPVKIGDFVNSSTPLLTITQNRPLEVNISVPLERGPQLRQGMPVEIMNTQGQTLGTSRVFFIAPNASNETQSILVKALYNNSNGQLRADQLVRARVIWNQRTGVLIPITAVTRIAGETFVYVTQTEKTPQGTSQLVARQKRVQLGDIRGNNYQIIKGLQPTDTIVTSGLLNLRDGVPIVPES; this is encoded by the coding sequence ATGTCATCCTCTGAGCCTCAAACTGATTTTAGAGATAATCTTCCCCAGGAACCCCCTGAGCCACCACCAAAACAACGGCGGTGGCTCAGGTTATTGTTGGCTGCCATCCTCTTATTAGGGGGTGGAACAGCGATAGTTTGGCGGTTACTGACTCCGAGCGATCGCCCACCCGCCACTGCTGAGGCTCAACCGCCAGGCGTAAGAGTAAAAACATCACCAGTACAAGTCGGCACTATTGAAGAAAGCACAGATTTTGTGGCTAGCTTAGAGTCACGGCGTTCCGTCACTCTCCAACCAAGAGTACAGGGTCAAGTGACCCAGATATTTGTGAGATCGGGAGATGCGATCGCCTCTGGTGCAGCCGTGATTCAAATCGACCCCAGACAGCAACAAGCAGCCGTTATCAGTAACGATGCAGCCACCCAAGCTAGCAAAGCACAGCTAGAAAACGCTAATGCTACCCTCAAATCCTTAGAAGCGGAAAGATTATCTAATGTTGCTGATGTGCGATTGAATCAGCAAGAGTACGACAGGTATGCTTCTTTAGCTGACCAAGGGGCTGTATCTCGGCAAACCAAAGATCAGTATGCCAACAGACTAGCTACAGCACGAGCCAATCTCAACGCCATAGAATCTAGGATTCAAGCCCAAAAAGCTAGTATCGCCCAAGCACAAAAATCAGTGCAGCAAGCCCAGGCTAATACTGACGAGCAACAAGTCCAACTCCAGTTCTATCGAATTACTGCCCCCTTTGAAGGCACTGTCGGCAATATCCCCGTTAAAATTGGTGATTTTGTCAATAGTTCCACACCACTACTAACCATTACTCAAAACCGACCCTTGGAGGTTAATATCTCTGTACCTCTAGAACGAGGGCCCCAATTACGTCAGGGAATGCCTGTAGAGATTATGAACACCCAAGGTCAAACACTGGGTACTAGTAGGGTATTTTTCATTGCTCCTAATGCCAGTAACGAAACCCAATCAATTCTGGTAAAAGCCTTATATAACAACTCAAATGGTCAACTAAGGGCAGATCAGCTAGTGAGAGCTAGAGTTATTTGGAATCAACGTACAGGCGTTTTAATTCCGATTACAGCAGTCACACGCATCGCCGGGGAAACTTTTGTCTATGTAACCCAAACGGAAAAAACGCCCCAAGGAACCTCCCAACTAGTTGCACGGCAAAAACGCGTGCAGTTGGGTGATATCAGAGGGAATAATTACCAAATCATCAAGGGATTACAGCCAACAGACACAATTGTCACCTCAGGGCTGCTGAATCTCCGTGATGGCGTTCCTATTGTTCCTGAATCTTAG
- the ppsA gene encoding phosphoenolpyruvate synthase: MVTVSQNTLAKFSQEESLVLWLDKVGIKDIALVGGKNASLGEMIQQLTPKGVNVPTGFATTAYAYRYFIQSAGLEAKLRELFADLDVEDVRNLQERGLKARSLLMHTPFPLELQQAIASAYESLCKQYNPDTDVAVRSSATAEDLPDASFAGQQETYLNVVGAEAVLAACHKCFASLFTDRAISYRHTKGFDHFSVALAVGVQKMVRSDLATSGVMFSIDTETGFKDAALITAAYGLGENVVQGTVNPDEYCVFKPTLKTGFKPIIDKKLGSKELRMVYDEGSQSTKNEPVSIVEQNKFALSDADILQLAHWACLIEDHYSQAHGSYTPMDIEWAKDGITNQLFVVQARPETVQSQKNGNVLRSYRLGLGTGEKTQNLSLIPLVTGRAIGEAISQGKARVILDAKQIEEFQAGEVLVTERTDPDWEPIMKRASAIITNSGGRTCHAAIIARELGVPAIVGCGKATQVLTTGQEVTVSCAEGEEGKVYPGLLPFQVKEVLLENLPRTHTQILMNVGNPQEAFSLSAIPNDGVGLARTEFIIANQIQVHPLALIHYDNLADAEQKAKVAAITAMYDDKPQYFVDKLAQGVGRIAAAFYPKPVIVRMSDFKSNEYRNLAGGSQFEPDEENPMLGWRGGCTLLRSRL, translated from the coding sequence ATGGTGACAGTATCTCAAAACACTTTGGCAAAATTTTCTCAAGAGGAATCGTTGGTTCTCTGGCTTGATAAAGTTGGCATTAAAGATATTGCCTTAGTGGGTGGTAAAAATGCCTCATTGGGGGAAATGATTCAACAACTGACACCCAAAGGCGTGAACGTACCGACAGGATTTGCTACTACTGCTTACGCTTATCGTTATTTCATCCAATCGGCTGGGTTAGAAGCCAAGTTACGGGAACTGTTTGCAGATTTAGATGTGGAGGATGTGAGAAATTTACAAGAACGGGGACTCAAAGCCCGATCGCTCCTCATGCACACCCCATTTCCTTTAGAATTACAACAGGCGATCGCCTCTGCTTATGAAAGTTTGTGTAAGCAGTACAATCCTGATACAGATGTCGCCGTCCGTTCCAGCGCTACCGCCGAAGACTTACCTGATGCGAGTTTTGCTGGACAACAAGAAACATATCTCAACGTAGTTGGTGCAGAAGCAGTATTAGCAGCTTGTCATAAATGCTTTGCTTCCCTATTTACAGACCGCGCCATTTCCTATCGCCATACTAAAGGATTTGATCACTTTAGCGTCGCCTTGGCTGTGGGTGTACAGAAAATGGTACGTTCTGACCTAGCCACCTCTGGGGTGATGTTCTCTATTGATACAGAAACAGGTTTTAAAGATGCAGCCTTAATTACAGCCGCCTATGGTTTAGGCGAAAACGTTGTCCAAGGGACAGTTAATCCAGATGAATATTGTGTATTTAAGCCGACATTAAAAACAGGATTTAAACCAATTATTGATAAAAAATTGGGCAGTAAAGAATTAAGAATGGTCTATGATGAAGGCTCCCAATCTACTAAAAATGAACCAGTATCAATAGTAGAACAAAATAAATTTGCTCTCAGTGACGCAGATATTTTACAACTAGCTCATTGGGCTTGTTTAATTGAAGACCATTATTCTCAAGCCCACGGTAGTTACACCCCAATGGATATTGAATGGGCAAAAGATGGCATTACCAACCAACTTTTTGTAGTGCAAGCCCGTCCAGAAACGGTGCAGTCCCAGAAGAATGGGAATGTGTTGCGGAGTTATCGGTTGGGGCTGGGGACTGGGGAGAAAACGCAGAATTTATCACTCATCCCCCTAGTCACTGGACGCGCCATTGGTGAAGCGATTAGCCAAGGGAAAGCGCGGGTAATTTTAGATGCCAAACAAATAGAAGAATTTCAGGCTGGGGAGGTGCTGGTGACAGAGAGAACTGACCCTGATTGGGAACCAATTATGAAACGTGCCAGTGCAATTATTACCAATTCTGGTGGTCGTACTTGTCATGCGGCCATTATCGCACGGGAATTGGGTGTGCCGGCGATCGTTGGTTGTGGTAAAGCCACGCAAGTATTAACAACTGGTCAAGAGGTGACGGTTTCTTGTGCGGAGGGTGAAGAAGGTAAAGTCTATCCTGGGTTATTACCTTTTCAAGTGAAAGAAGTTCTCTTAGAAAACTTACCCCGCACCCATACCCAAATCTTGATGAATGTGGGTAATCCCCAAGAAGCGTTTAGTTTATCGGCAATTCCTAATGATGGTGTTGGTTTAGCCAGGACGGAGTTTATCATTGCTAACCAAATCCAAGTCCATCCCTTGGCGTTGATTCACTACGACAATTTAGCGGATGCAGAACAAAAAGCCAAAGTTGCGGCTATCACCGCCATGTATGACGATAAACCCCAATATTTTGTAGATAAATTAGCCCAAGGTGTGGGCAGAATTGCCGCCGCCTTTTATCCCAAACCTGTGATTGTGCGAATGTCCGATTTTAAGAGTAATGAATATCGCAACCTTGCAGGGGGTTCCCAATTTGAACCAGATGAAGAAAACCCGATGCTGGGCTGGCGGGGGGGCTGCACGTTATTACGATCCAGGTTATAG
- a CDS encoding putative PEP-binding protein: MKKTRCWAGGGAARYYDPGYREGFALECHAIKRVRDEMGLTNVIPMIPFCRTPEEGRLVLAEMAKHGLKQGVNDLQVYVMCELPSNVILAEQFAEVFDGFSIGSNDLTQLTLGLDRDSALVARLFDERSPAVKQMVKMAIASAKKQRRKIGICGQAPSDYPEFAQFLVEEGIDSISLNPDSVLKTMLEIAKVEQQS, encoded by the coding sequence ATGAAGAAAACCCGATGCTGGGCTGGCGGGGGGGCTGCACGTTATTACGATCCAGGTTATAGAGAAGGTTTTGCTTTAGAATGCCATGCTATCAAGCGGGTGCGGGATGAAATGGGGTTAACTAACGTTATTCCCATGATTCCTTTCTGTCGCACACCAGAGGAGGGACGTTTGGTTTTAGCAGAGATGGCGAAACATGGTTTAAAGCAAGGTGTTAACGACTTGCAGGTTTATGTAATGTGCGAGTTACCAAGTAACGTCATCTTGGCCGAACAGTTTGCAGAGGTGTTCGACGGTTTCTCCATTGGTTCCAACGACCTGACTCAGCTGACACTAGGATTAGATAGAGATTCAGCTTTAGTCGCTCGACTATTTGACGAACGTAGCCCAGCTGTGAAACAAATGGTGAAAATGGCGATCGCCTCTGCAAAAAAACAACGCCGCAAAATCGGCATCTGTGGGCAAGCACCAAGCGATTACCCGGAATTTGCCCAGTTTTTGGTAGAAGAAGGAATTGATTCTATTAGTCTCAATCCCGACTCTGTATTAAAAACGATGCTGGAAATAGCTAAGGTGGAACAGCAAAGCTGA
- a CDS encoding orange carotenoid-binding protein: MAITIDSARRIFPNTLQADAVPALTARFNQLSAEDQLAWTWFAFLEMGKTITVAAPGAASMQFAEGILKQIKEMTFEEQTQVMCDLANHTDTPICRTYATWSPNIKLGFWNQLGEWMEQGAVAPIPAGYQLSANANAVLETLKSLDQGQQITVLRSSVVDMGFDAAKLDGYTRVAEPLVAPKDISQRVQVTIEGINNSTVLNYMNNLNANDFDELIKLFVEDGALQPPFQRPIVGKDAILRFFREECQNLNLLPERGVAEPADDGYTQVKVTGKVQTPWFGAAVGMNMAWRFLLNPQGKIFFVAIDLLASPKELLNLVR; encoded by the coding sequence ATGGCAATTACTATCGATTCCGCCCGTCGTATCTTCCCTAACACATTACAGGCTGATGCAGTGCCAGCGCTGACTGCACGATTCAACCAACTCAGTGCAGAAGATCAACTGGCATGGACATGGTTCGCTTTCTTAGAGATGGGCAAAACTATTACTGTTGCAGCGCCTGGTGCAGCTAGTATGCAGTTTGCGGAAGGTATCCTCAAGCAAATCAAGGAAATGACCTTTGAGGAACAAACTCAGGTTATGTGCGACCTGGCAAACCACACAGATACGCCCATTTGCCGCACCTATGCTACTTGGTCGCCTAATATCAAGTTAGGTTTTTGGAATCAACTGGGAGAATGGATGGAGCAAGGTGCCGTTGCGCCAATTCCTGCTGGCTATCAGCTTTCAGCCAATGCTAATGCAGTATTGGAAACCCTGAAAAGTCTGGATCAAGGACAACAGATTACCGTCCTCCGCAGTTCCGTTGTAGATATGGGATTTGATGCAGCTAAACTAGACGGCTACACAAGAGTTGCTGAACCATTAGTTGCACCTAAAGATATTTCCCAGCGTGTTCAAGTCACCATTGAGGGAATTAATAATTCCACTGTGTTGAATTACATGAACAACTTGAACGCCAATGACTTTGATGAACTGATCAAGTTGTTCGTGGAGGATGGAGCTTTGCAGCCTCCCTTCCAAAGACCAATCGTTGGTAAGGATGCAATTCTGCGGTTCTTCCGTGAAGAATGCCAGAACCTCAACTTGCTTCCAGAGCGCGGTGTGGCTGAACCCGCAGACGATGGCTATACTCAGGTGAAAGTGACAGGTAAAGTTCAGACCCCTTGGTTTGGTGCAGCAGTAGGGATGAACATGGCTTGGCGCTTCTTGCTCAACCCCCAAGGTAAAATCTTCTTCGTAGCTATTGACTTGTTAGCCTCTCCCAAAGAACTTTTGAACTTGGTTCGCTAA
- a CDS encoding dolichyl-phosphate-mannose--protein mannosyltransferase has protein sequence MTKNWYRIGLVGIFLLSLSLRFWGLDRFNTLVFDEIYYAKFGHNYLNYIPFFDAHPPLGKYMIAMGMWLSSYIPFWQEGVNGLTGALRSPWSYRWVNALSGSFIPLIIANIAYHISYRRSFALIAGLFTALDGLFIVESRYALINIYIVIFGLLGQWLFLLALASQKQRRNLYLVIAGMAFGCSIATKWNGLFYLVGIYLIWSIAWVWQFITSEYQPRDNSADVEPISLQTSLYNITQINIGQIIFFLGIIPTVIYSLIWIPHLQINPKYGFIQVHQEILGFHERLDGNTAQVHPYCAAWYKWPLMIRPMAYYYQTAQSVNDPLPVLGPPLPSGAGKVIYDVHAMGNPFLWWFGVAALLFLLGMLIAKVMIPLVKERRLSLPAKLSVDTWISLYIVWNYAINLLPWTIVSRCVFIYHYMTGVVFAFLAIAWFVDQCLRSYYRPLRLVGVTISFVIIAALIFWLPVYLGLPLSPEGYKMRMWFKSWV, from the coding sequence ATGACTAAAAATTGGTATCGAATTGGCTTGGTCGGTATATTCTTGCTATCACTGTCTTTAAGGTTTTGGGGACTAGATAGATTTAATACTCTCGTATTTGATGAAATTTACTACGCTAAATTTGGTCACAACTATCTCAACTACATACCATTTTTCGATGCTCATCCACCTTTAGGCAAATATATGATTGCTATGGGAATGTGGCTGAGTAGCTATATTCCTTTTTGGCAAGAGGGCGTAAACGGATTAACTGGTGCATTGCGCTCTCCTTGGAGTTATCGTTGGGTTAATGCTCTATCTGGCTCATTTATTCCGCTAATTATTGCCAATATCGCTTATCACATCAGTTATCGACGCAGCTTTGCTTTAATTGCTGGTTTATTTACTGCTCTTGACGGTTTGTTTATTGTAGAATCTCGTTATGCCCTCATCAATATTTATATCGTCATATTTGGCTTATTGGGGCAATGGTTATTTTTATTAGCATTAGCTAGTCAAAAGCAGAGACGTAATTTATATTTAGTCATAGCTGGTATGGCTTTTGGTTGTTCAATCGCCACAAAATGGAATGGTTTATTTTATTTAGTAGGTATTTATTTAATTTGGAGTATAGCTTGGGTTTGGCAATTCATTACATCTGAATATCAACCAAGAGATAATTCTGCTGATGTAGAACCTATTAGCCTTCAGACTTCACTATATAATATAACACAAATCAATATTGGACAAATTATATTTTTCTTAGGGATTATCCCCACTGTAATTTATAGTTTGATTTGGATACCACATCTACAAATAAATCCTAAATATGGATTTATTCAAGTACATCAAGAAATATTAGGCTTTCACGAACGTCTTGACGGTAATACGGCTCAAGTACATCCTTACTGCGCTGCTTGGTATAAATGGCCTTTGATGATTCGGCCAATGGCATATTATTATCAAACGGCTCAAAGTGTTAATGATCCATTACCCGTTTTAGGGCCGCCTTTGCCTAGTGGTGCCGGGAAAGTGATTTATGATGTTCATGCAATGGGTAATCCTTTCTTATGGTGGTTTGGTGTTGCTGCATTATTATTTTTGCTGGGGATGCTGATAGCAAAAGTGATGATTCCTTTGGTAAAAGAAAGGCGCTTATCTTTGCCAGCAAAACTTTCTGTTGATACTTGGATTTCTTTATATATAGTCTGGAATTACGCTATCAATTTATTACCTTGGACGATAGTGTCACGGTGCGTTTTTATCTATCATTACATGACAGGTGTAGTGTTTGCATTTTTAGCGATCGCCTGGTTTGTTGATCAATGTCTGCGTAGTTATTATCGCCCATTGCGGCTCGTCGGTGTGACGATTTCCTTTGTAATTATTGCTGCGCTTATTTTTTGGCTCCCCGTTTATTTAGGTTTACCCCTTTCTCCTGAGGGTTACAAAATGCGGATGTGGTTTAAATCTTGGGTGTAG
- the kdpC gene encoding K(+)-transporting ATPase subunit C: MSFAREASRAIRSSFVLWVIAAVIYPFFMIAVGQIVFPHQANGSLVRDSRGQVLGSTLIGQPFTSDRYFNSRPSTTVYSTANPNKDDNLVLQTGISGASNLAPSNPQLIERIKDEDLNRLQTSGIQPTADLVYTSGSSLDPHITPEAARAQVSRIAKVRQLPPQQLETLITQNTDSRFLGIFGEPGVNVLQLNLALDELKPT, translated from the coding sequence ATGAGTTTTGCACGCGAAGCTAGCAGGGCAATTCGTTCTAGTTTTGTACTCTGGGTAATTGCTGCTGTGATTTATCCTTTTTTTATGATTGCTGTTGGACAGATTGTATTTCCCCATCAGGCAAACGGTAGTTTAGTTAGGGATAGTCGGGGTCAAGTTTTGGGTTCGACTTTAATTGGTCAACCTTTTACTAGCGATCGCTATTTTAACTCTCGTCCTAGTACCACTGTCTACAGCACGGCTAACCCAAACAAAGATGATAATCTAGTTTTACAAACAGGAATTTCTGGTGCTAGTAATTTGGCTCCCAGTAACCCCCAATTAATAGAACGTATCAAAGATGAAGACTTAAATCGGTTGCAAACATCTGGTATCCAACCAACTGCCGATTTAGTCTATACTTCTGGTTCCAGCCTTGACCCCCACATTACCCCTGAAGCTGCCAGAGCGCAAGTTTCCCGTATAGCCAAAGTGCGCCAACTCCCACCCCAACAGCTAGAAACTTTGATTACTCAAAATACTGATAGTCGATTTCTGGGCATTTTTGGTGAACCGGGGGTTAATGTTTTGCAATTGAATCTAGCCTTGGATGAGTTAAAGCCAACATAA
- a CDS encoding potassium-transporting ATPase subunit F, with translation MRRSLIFGGRRLPLSIFLGMCFNLVVAPVVYAATGDEFSRTQAWALGLLGVVTLSLSIYLFFVMFIPEKF, from the coding sequence ATGAGAAGGTCTTTGATTTTTGGTGGGCGTAGATTGCCTTTGTCTATCTTTTTGGGGATGTGTTTTAACCTTGTGGTTGCACCTGTTGTTTATGCGGCTACTGGTGATGAGTTTTCCCGTACACAGGCTTGGGCTTTGGGGCTTTTAGGAGTAGTGACGTTGAGTCTGTCTATTTATCTATTTTTTGTGATGTTTATACCGGAGAAGTTCTAA
- the kdpB gene encoding potassium-transporting ATPase subunit KdpB, whose translation MRSPSRLPHETRDSRQRTPKTDMRGLYQRAIKESFVKLHPKIAVRNPVMFIVWVGTIVTFLVTLNPNLFGTVQANINQQRLLNGLITLILFFTVLFANFAEAVAEGRGKAQADSLKATRSDTIAWKVLPNGSLEKIGSTQLRRGDVIKVVANDMIPGDGEVIQGIGSVDESAITGESAPVLKQPGTDIASSVTGGTRLLSDELIIRITADPGQGFIDRMISLVEGAERSKTPNEIALTVLLAVLTQVFLIVVATMPSFVNYIANFISTAFGAEAANSLRAGASIAILISLLVALIPTTIGGLLSAIGIAGMDRVAQFNVIATSGRAVEACGDINSLVLDKTGTITFGNRMADEFIPVNSYTVEDVARIAKLASLFDETPEGKSIVKLAEKYKILADVNLNQAEGVEFSAKTRMSGTNLPNGKQVRKGAVDAIKGFIRSRGGSIPSDVDVAYERVSLLGGTPLAVCQDNEIFGVIYLKDIVKSGLRERFEQLRRMGVKTIMLTGDNHITASVIAQEAGVDDFIAEATPEDKIDVIRNEQSQGKLVAMTGDGTNDAPALAQANVGLAMNSGTQAAKEAANMVDLDSDPTKLIDLVTIGKQLLITRGALTTFSIANDIAKYFAILPTIFGAAGIGALNIMGLKSAQSAIISALIYNALIIPALIPLALQGVKFRSLTADQLLRRNIFIYGLGGIIAPFIAIKLIDVILPFS comes from the coding sequence ATGCGATCGCCATCTCGTCTACCTCATGAAACTCGTGACTCGCGCCAACGTACTCCTAAAACAGATATGCGAGGACTCTACCAAAGAGCTATTAAAGAATCATTTGTTAAACTCCACCCCAAAATAGCCGTTAGAAACCCTGTAATGTTTATTGTTTGGGTGGGGACAATTGTGACATTTCTCGTCACTCTTAACCCCAATCTCTTCGGAACAGTACAGGCAAATATCAACCAACAACGTCTACTCAACGGGTTGATTACCTTAATTTTGTTTTTCACAGTCTTATTTGCCAACTTTGCTGAAGCCGTAGCGGAAGGACGAGGTAAAGCACAAGCAGATAGTTTAAAAGCTACCCGTTCCGATACCATCGCCTGGAAAGTCTTACCCAATGGTTCTCTAGAAAAAATTGGTTCTACACAACTGCGACGAGGCGATGTAATCAAGGTAGTAGCTAATGATATGATTCCCGGCGATGGGGAAGTTATACAGGGTATTGGTTCAGTGGATGAGTCAGCAATTACAGGCGAATCTGCCCCTGTCCTTAAGCAACCAGGTACAGATATTGCCAGTTCTGTCACTGGAGGAACACGCTTACTCTCAGATGAATTAATAATTCGGATTACGGCTGATCCTGGTCAGGGTTTTATTGACCGGATGATTTCCCTTGTAGAAGGGGCAGAACGTTCTAAAACTCCGAATGAGATTGCTTTGACGGTATTGTTAGCTGTATTAACCCAGGTTTTCTTAATCGTAGTGGCAACCATGCCTTCTTTTGTGAACTATATTGCTAACTTTATCAGCACTGCATTTGGGGCAGAGGCAGCAAACAGTTTACGCGCAGGTGCAAGTATCGCTATTCTGATTTCTCTATTAGTAGCTTTGATTCCCACAACTATTGGCGGTTTGCTTAGTGCCATTGGTATCGCCGGGATGGATAGGGTAGCTCAATTTAACGTCATCGCTACCTCTGGACGAGCAGTGGAAGCCTGCGGTGATATCAATAGTTTAGTTTTAGATAAAACAGGTACTATCACCTTCGGAAACCGTATGGCTGATGAGTTTATTCCTGTGAATAGCTACACAGTCGAAGATGTGGCGAGAATTGCGAAATTAGCCAGTCTGTTTGATGAAACTCCAGAAGGCAAATCAATTGTCAAACTTGCAGAAAAATACAAAATTCTGGCAGATGTTAATCTTAACCAAGCAGAAGGTGTGGAATTTTCCGCCAAAACTCGCATGAGTGGCACGAATTTACCCAACGGGAAGCAAGTCCGTAAAGGTGCAGTAGATGCGATTAAGGGCTTTATCCGTTCTCGCGGTGGTTCTATTCCTAGTGATGTCGATGTAGCCTATGAGCGCGTTTCCCTGTTGGGGGGTACACCTTTAGCTGTCTGTCAAGATAACGAAATTTTTGGAGTCATCTATCTTAAAGATATTGTCAAATCCGGTTTGCGAGAAAGGTTTGAGCAACTGCGGCGGATGGGTGTCAAGACAATTATGCTCACAGGGGACAATCACATTACCGCTAGTGTAATTGCACAAGAAGCAGGGGTTGATGATTTCATTGCCGAAGCAACACCAGAAGACAAGATTGATGTAATTCGCAACGAACAATCTCAGGGTAAGTTAGTCGCCATGACTGGGGATGGTACTAATGATGCCCCAGCCTTGGCTCAAGCTAACGTGGGTTTGGCAATGAACTCTGGGACGCAAGCCGCCAAAGAAGCCGCTAATATGGTGGATTTGGATTCTGACCCCACTAAATTAATTGATTTAGTCACTATTGGTAAACAGTTGTTGATTACTCGTGGCGCTTTGACAACTTTCTCAATTGCTAATGACATCGCCAAATATTTTGCCATTCTGCCTACTATCTTTGGGGCGGCTGGTATTGGTGCGCTGAATATTATGGGTTTAAAAAGCGCCCAATCTGCTATTATTTCGGCGCTGATTTATAACGCTCTGATTATTCCGGCATTAATTCCTTTGGCGCTTCAGGGTGTGAAGTTTAGATCACTAACGGCAGACCAATTATTAAGACGGAACATCTTTATTTATGGTCTTGGTGGTATTATTGCGCCTTTTATTGCCATCAAATTAATTGATGTGATTTTGCCTTTTTCTTAG